One part of the Ziziphus jujuba cultivar Dongzao chromosome 2, ASM3175591v1 genome encodes these proteins:
- the LOC107419044 gene encoding phosphoserine phosphatase, chloroplastic: MEGLVGSSQIVKIPIHGRRNHLHFVPTFSLQFARSSYKSHFGMKKQPNSCSPIVASVQPLETSTPSRFKNTQPSKEVLELWKNANAVCFDVDSTVCLDEGIDELAEFCGAGKAVAEWTARAMSGSVPFEDALAARLALFNPSLSQLQDFLEKKPPSLSPGIDELVRKLKANNTDVYLISGGFRQMINPVASILGIPPENIFANQLLFGESGEFLGFDKNEPTSRSGGKATAVQQIRKAHCYKTLIMIGDGATDLEARQPGGADLFICYAGVQLRAAVAANADWLVFGFRDLISSLD; the protein is encoded by the exons ATGGAAGGGTTAGTGGGTTCTTCACAAATCGTCAAAATTCCTATTCATGGTAGAAGAAATCACCTTCATTTTGTTCCTACATTCTCTCTGCAATTTGCTAGGAGTTCTTATAAAAGTCATTTTGGGATGAAGAAACAACCAAATTCGTGCAGCCCAATTGTTGCTTCAGTTCAACCATTAGAAACATCGACACCAAGCCGCTTCAAGAACACGCAGCCATCTAAAG AGGTTCTTGAGTTATGGAAAAATGCAAATGCTGTGTGTTTTGACGTGGATAGCACAGTGTGCCTGGATGAGGGTATTGATGAACTTGCAGAGTTTTGTGGAGCTGGAAAGGCTGTTGCCGAATGGACTGCAAG GGCAATGAGTGGTTCTGTACCTTTTGAGGATGCCTTGGCCGCCAGACTAGCACTGTTCAATCCTTCCCTGTCCCAACTCCAGGATTTTCTCGAAAAGAAGCCTCCAAG CCTTTCTCCTGGAATAGATGAATTAGTGAGGAAGCTGAAAGCTAATAATACTGATGTTTACTTAATCTCAGGTGGCTTCCGTCAAATGATTAAT CCTGTTGCATCTATTCTTGGAATACCACCTGAAAACATTTTTGCCAATCAACTACTATTTGGAGAATCCGGGGAGTTTCTTGGGTTTGACAAAAACGAACCAACTTCAAGGAGTGGAGGAAAAGCAACTGCAGTGCAACAAATAAGGAAG GCTCATTGCTACAAAACACTCATCATGATTGGGGATGGTGCAACTGATCTTGAG GCCCGTCAACCAGGAGGTGCTGACTTGTTCATTTGCTATGCTGGTGTTCAACTTCGAGCTGCTGTTGCAGCAAATGCTGAttggcttgtttttggtttCAGAGACCTGATAAGTTCCTTGGACTAG